A region of Faecalibacterium taiwanense DNA encodes the following proteins:
- a CDS encoding LURP-one-related/scramblase family protein — MKLLFRQRAFSWFDSYDIYDENENTVYVVKGQLSWGHCLKIYDPEEQQELGTVKEEILTWLPKFELYEGETCIGTLKKELTFFKPKYNIDFNGWHVEGDVFEWDYTITGPDGGTVAAVSKEPFHWTDTYVLDITDPKDALYVLMFVLAIDAEKCSRN, encoded by the coding sequence ATGAAACTGCTTTTTAGACAGCGTGCATTCAGCTGGTTTGACAGCTACGACATCTACGACGAAAACGAAAACACCGTGTATGTGGTCAAGGGGCAGCTGTCCTGGGGGCACTGCCTGAAGATCTACGACCCGGAAGAACAGCAGGAGCTGGGCACCGTCAAGGAAGAGATCCTGACCTGGCTGCCCAAGTTTGAGCTGTACGAGGGCGAGACCTGCATCGGTACCCTGAAAAAGGAGCTGACCTTCTTCAAGCCGAAGTACAACATCGACTTCAACGGCTGGCATGTGGAGGGCGATGTATTCGAGTGGGACTATACCATCACCGGCCCGGACGGCGGCACGGTGGCTGCCGTGTCCAAGGAACCGTTCCACTGGACGGACACCTACGTTCTGGACATCACCGACCCGAAGGATGCGCTTTATGTGCTGATGTTCGTGTTGGCCATCGACGCGGAAAAGTGCTCGCGGAACTGA
- the coaBC gene encoding bifunctional phosphopantothenoylcysteine decarboxylase/phosphopantothenate--cysteine ligase CoaBC: MDLNGKCVLLGVSGGIAAYKMANVASALRKLGADVEVIMTKNATQFITPVTFETLTGHKCMVDTFDRDFKFEVTHISLAKKADVILVAPATANVIAKMAHGIADDMLTTTVLAAKCPKLVSPAMNTGMLENPITQDNIATLERYGFTVIPSESGVLACKDVGSGRLPKEDVLIEYILHAIARPKDLAGLRIAVTAGPTQEPLDPVRYLTNHSTGKMGYALARAAAMRGADVTLIHGETALQPVKFTTDVPVTTAQQMYEAVTSRFDATDVLIMAAAVADYRPAAVANDKIKKKDGDMSIPLERTPDILGTIGPKKTHQFLCGFSMETRDLVENSSAKLTKKNLDMVVANNLKVAGAGFGVDTNVVTLITPDGTRELPLMSKADVADAILDEILKRRSQ; the protein is encoded by the coding sequence ATGGATCTGAACGGAAAATGCGTCCTTCTGGGCGTAAGCGGCGGCATTGCCGCCTATAAAATGGCCAACGTGGCCAGCGCACTGCGCAAGCTGGGAGCCGATGTGGAGGTCATCATGACCAAAAATGCGACCCAGTTCATCACCCCTGTTACATTTGAAACGCTTACCGGCCACAAGTGCATGGTGGATACCTTTGACCGGGATTTCAAGTTTGAAGTCACCCACATCTCGCTGGCAAAAAAAGCCGATGTGATCCTTGTCGCCCCGGCCACTGCCAACGTCATCGCCAAGATGGCCCACGGCATCGCCGATGATATGCTCACCACCACAGTGCTGGCTGCAAAGTGTCCCAAGCTCGTTTCTCCGGCCATGAATACCGGAATGCTGGAAAACCCCATCACGCAGGATAATATCGCCACGCTGGAACGCTACGGCTTCACGGTGATCCCCTCCGAGAGCGGCGTGCTGGCCTGCAAGGATGTTGGCAGCGGCCGTCTGCCTAAGGAAGATGTACTGATCGAGTATATCCTGCATGCCATTGCCCGGCCCAAAGATCTTGCCGGTCTGCGCATTGCCGTCACCGCCGGCCCCACACAGGAGCCGCTGGACCCGGTGCGCTACCTCACCAACCATTCCACCGGCAAGATGGGCTATGCCCTTGCCCGTGCCGCCGCCATGCGCGGCGCGGATGTCACCCTTATCCACGGCGAGACCGCCCTGCAGCCGGTCAAGTTTACCACCGATGTGCCCGTGACCACTGCTCAGCAGATGTACGAAGCCGTCACCAGCCGCTTTGATGCTACGGATGTGCTCATTATGGCCGCTGCCGTGGCTGACTACCGCCCCGCTGCCGTGGCAAACGACAAGATCAAAAAAAAGGACGGCGACATGTCCATCCCTCTGGAACGCACGCCGGATATTCTGGGCACCATCGGCCCCAAAAAGACCCACCAGTTCCTGTGCGGTTTTTCCATGGAGACCCGCGATCTTGTGGAAAACTCCTCCGCAAAGCTGACCAAAAAGAATCTGGACATGGTGGTTGCCAACAACCTGAAAGTGGCCGGTGCCGGTTTTGGTGTGGACACCAATGTAGTCACCCTCATTACCCCGGACGGCACCCGTGAGCTGCCGCTGATGAGCAAGGCCGATGTGGCCGATGCCATTCTGGATGAAATTTTAAAACGCCGCTCCCAGTGA
- a CDS encoding response regulator transcription factor, with amino-acid sequence MANILAVDDNLEVCKLICTALERDGHRVETRQAGGALTEPLCRWADCILLDVMMPREDGFAVCRRIRSLTEAPILFLSARTDEAAVLEGLGIGADDFLLKPFRVAELRARVAAHLRRQSRTPAHRMVRSGVAFDLTARSAAVEGKALPLTRSEYAICEYLALHAGQTFTKEQIYEAVFGIDGTANDTAVTQHIKNIRAKLRAAGVPEPEKLLNTVWGVGYRWKSED; translated from the coding sequence GTGGCAAACATTCTGGCAGTGGATGACAATCTGGAGGTCTGCAAGCTGATCTGCACCGCTCTGGAGCGGGACGGTCACCGGGTAGAAACGCGGCAGGCGGGCGGGGCGTTGACCGAACCGCTATGCCGCTGGGCAGACTGCATCCTGCTGGACGTGATGATGCCCAGAGAGGACGGCTTTGCGGTCTGTCGGCGCATCCGCAGCCTGACCGAAGCACCCATTCTGTTTCTGAGCGCCCGCACCGACGAGGCTGCTGTGCTGGAGGGGCTGGGTATCGGGGCAGATGACTTTTTATTGAAGCCCTTCCGGGTGGCAGAGCTGCGGGCGCGGGTGGCGGCACATCTGCGGCGGCAGAGCCGCACCCCGGCGCACCGGATGGTGCGCAGCGGCGTAGCCTTTGACCTGACCGCCCGGAGCGCGGCGGTGGAGGGGAAGGCGCTGCCCTTGACCCGCTCGGAGTATGCCATCTGCGAGTATCTGGCGCTGCACGCCGGGCAGACCTTTACCAAGGAACAAATTTACGAAGCAGTTTTTGGCATTGACGGCACTGCGAACGACACCGCCGTGACCCAGCACATCAAGAATATCCGGGCAAAGCTGCGGGCGGCGGGCGTGCCGGAGCCGGAAAAGCTGCTTAATACCGTATGGGGCGTGGGGTACCGATGGAAAAGCGAAGACTGA
- a CDS encoding type III pantothenate kinase has protein sequence MILAIDIGNTTVALGGIRDGRVCFVARMDTVRTRTAAEYRVEMDKIFAHRRHPERPMRFEGAVLTSVVPQITGALAECARHYTGRKPVIVSPEIRTGLTMGVDEPHAVGKDRLVDAAYAAANFPLPVVTVDLGTATTFNVVDENRVFRGGVICPGLSTGLRALGDRCAQLPQVHLGSPKSAIGTNTEKCMLSGSVMGTAVLIDGMVQRIEEELGRPVTLVVTGGLAKYVTPLCRHPLTYDPELLMKGLALLYQLNASQPQHHSAGGGRHYGRQNQHGHAKQRTYPKSAPAASRKRW, from the coding sequence ATGATCTTAGCCATTGATATAGGCAACACCACCGTCGCCCTTGGGGGCATTCGGGACGGACGTGTATGCTTTGTGGCGCGCATGGACACGGTGCGCACCCGCACGGCTGCAGAATATCGTGTCGAAATGGATAAAATTTTTGCGCACCGCCGCCATCCTGAGCGCCCCATGCGCTTTGAGGGCGCTGTGCTCACCAGCGTGGTGCCCCAGATCACCGGGGCACTGGCTGAGTGCGCCCGCCATTATACGGGCAGGAAGCCGGTCATCGTTTCGCCGGAGATCCGAACCGGACTGACCATGGGCGTGGATGAACCCCACGCCGTGGGCAAGGATCGCCTTGTGGATGCGGCTTATGCGGCGGCAAATTTTCCGCTGCCGGTGGTCACGGTGGATCTTGGCACTGCCACGACCTTTAATGTGGTGGACGAGAACCGCGTGTTCCGGGGCGGTGTCATCTGCCCGGGGCTTTCCACCGGGCTGCGGGCACTGGGTGACCGCTGTGCCCAGCTGCCGCAGGTGCATCTTGGCTCGCCCAAAAGCGCCATTGGCACCAACACCGAAAAATGCATGCTGTCCGGCTCCGTGATGGGCACGGCTGTGCTCATTGACGGCATGGTGCAGCGCATTGAGGAAGAGCTTGGCCGTCCGGTCACTCTGGTGGTAACAGGAGGGCTGGCAAAGTATGTGACACCGCTGTGCCGCCACCCGCTGACCTACGACCCGGAGCTGCTGATGAAGGGACTTGCCCTTTTGTACCAGCTCAATGCGTCCCAGCCGCAGCACCACAGTGCGGGCGGCGGCAGGCACTATGGCCGGCAGAACCAGCACGGCCATGCAAAACAGCGCACCTACCCCAAAAGCGCACCCGCCGCGAGCCGGAAGCGCTGGTAG
- the murC gene encoding UDP-N-acetylmuramate--L-alanine ligase: MFMYTDYNQHLLDNVKKIHFIGCGGSGMYPLIQILAAKGYEISGSDVLDGSIIRYEREMGVKVSLGHSADNVIGTDMVVYSAAISKDNVELNAAASYGIPTIERSVLLGYVSRLYKQSICVSGTHGKTTTTSMITTALELAGRDPSAVIGGKLPLINGYGKAGKGDDIVIESCEFAETFLKLTPYLSVVLNIDNDHLDYYGSMGELKFAFKRFALMTKFMIFANADDKNTMDVMYTLDRRVRTFGIQNDGDYQALNVNEYKPGFFEFDLKEWNKVTGHIRLAVPGYHNIYNALAMCAVCRFVGLTVEQCADAALNFKGAGRRFEVYGECNGALVVDDYAHHPTELRATLNTAKEMGYKRLIAVHQPFTYSRTKMLFNDFVDVLKIPDITVLTPIMGSREPNDPTITSAKLAAQIPGSVLVNSLEEAADWVKQNAREGDLVITLGCGDIYKASKMMVADNQ; encoded by the coding sequence ATGTTCATGTACACCGATTACAACCAGCACCTGCTGGACAATGTAAAAAAGATCCACTTCATCGGCTGCGGCGGCAGCGGCATGTATCCGCTCATCCAGATCCTTGCCGCAAAAGGCTACGAGATCTCCGGCAGCGATGTGCTGGATGGCAGCATCATCCGCTACGAGCGTGAGATGGGTGTCAAGGTCAGCCTGGGTCACAGCGCCGATAATGTGATCGGCACCGACATGGTGGTCTACTCTGCCGCCATTTCCAAAGATAACGTGGAACTGAATGCCGCTGCCTCCTACGGCATCCCCACCATCGAGCGCAGCGTTCTGCTGGGTTATGTGAGCCGCCTGTACAAGCAGAGCATCTGCGTCTCCGGCACCCATGGCAAAACCACCACCACTTCCATGATTACCACTGCGCTGGAGTTGGCAGGCCGCGACCCGTCTGCCGTCATCGGCGGCAAGCTTCCGCTGATCAATGGCTACGGCAAGGCCGGCAAGGGCGACGATATCGTAATTGAGTCCTGTGAATTTGCCGAGACCTTCCTGAAACTGACCCCGTACCTGTCCGTTGTGCTGAACATCGACAATGACCATCTGGATTACTACGGCAGCATGGGCGAGCTGAAGTTCGCCTTCAAGCGCTTTGCCCTGATGACCAAGTTCATGATCTTTGCCAACGCCGACGACAAGAACACCATGGATGTCATGTACACGCTGGACCGCCGCGTGCGCACCTTTGGCATCCAGAACGACGGCGATTATCAGGCATTGAACGTGAATGAATACAAGCCCGGCTTCTTTGAGTTCGACCTGAAGGAGTGGAACAAGGTCACCGGCCATATCCGGCTGGCCGTGCCCGGCTACCACAACATTTACAATGCGCTTGCCATGTGTGCCGTCTGCCGCTTCGTCGGTCTGACCGTGGAGCAGTGCGCCGATGCAGCCCTGAATTTCAAGGGCGCTGGCCGCCGCTTTGAGGTTTACGGCGAGTGTAACGGCGCTTTGGTCGTGGACGATTATGCACATCATCCCACCGAGCTGCGCGCTACCCTGAACACTGCCAAGGAGATGGGCTACAAGCGTCTGATCGCCGTCCACCAGCCGTTTACATACAGCCGCACCAAGATGCTGTTCAACGACTTTGTGGATGTGCTCAAGATCCCCGATATCACCGTTCTGACCCCGATCATGGGCAGCCGTGAGCCCAACGATCCCACCATTACCAGTGCAAAACTGGCCGCTCAGATTCCCGGCTCTGTTCTGGTGAACAGTCTGGAGGAGGCCGCCGATTGGGTCAAGCAGAACGCCCGGGAGGGCGATCTGGTCATCACCCTCGGCTGCGGCGACATCTACAAGGCCAGCAAGATGATGGTGGCCGACAACCAGTAA
- a CDS encoding TraX family protein, giving the protein MEKLTKKGLDGTQLKTIALVLMVLDHIHYFFEFTGCIPTVFSMLGRLSAPLFLFCTVEGFAHTHDRRRYFIRIWAIGAAMAALEFFMIYAKAFRRGDGFYPQNAIFQDLVLLCIVWQGIDWLREKKFAKGIGAIAAVLCWPYVVVVFLLLFPGVQEMPIASTIVAFVITSPLPMWTTITDGGWSFLLGGVLLYALRGHRRVQLTAWAVLIFLCDFVPTFGMLCRQADFVWTQMFTDYYEWFGVAAVLLMLLYNGQRGSGHKRLFYWFYPAHVYLLYGASCLVYNVLR; this is encoded by the coding sequence ATGGAAAAATTGACGAAAAAAGGGCTGGACGGTACCCAGCTCAAGACCATTGCACTGGTGCTGATGGTACTGGATCACATTCATTATTTCTTCGAGTTCACCGGCTGCATCCCGACGGTGTTCAGTATGCTGGGGCGGCTCAGTGCGCCGCTGTTTCTGTTCTGCACGGTAGAGGGCTTTGCCCATACCCATGACCGCAGGCGGTATTTTATCCGCATCTGGGCTATCGGCGCAGCCATGGCGGCGCTGGAATTTTTTATGATTTACGCCAAGGCCTTCCGGCGCGGGGATGGCTTCTACCCGCAGAATGCTATTTTTCAGGATCTTGTGCTGCTGTGCATCGTCTGGCAGGGCATTGACTGGCTGCGGGAGAAAAAATTCGCAAAGGGCATTGGCGCCATTGCCGCCGTTTTGTGCTGGCCGTATGTGGTGGTAGTATTTCTGCTGCTCTTCCCCGGGGTACAGGAGATGCCCATTGCTTCAACGATCGTGGCCTTTGTCATTACAAGCCCGCTGCCCATGTGGACAACCATCACGGACGGCGGCTGGAGCTTTTTGCTGGGCGGTGTGCTGCTGTATGCCCTGCGGGGGCATCGCCGCGTACAGCTGACGGCATGGGCCGTGCTCATTTTCCTATGTGATTTTGTGCCGACCTTTGGGATGCTTTGCAGACAGGCGGATTTTGTGTGGACGCAGATGTTCACCGACTACTACGAGTGGTTCGGCGTAGCGGCGGTGCTGCTGATGCTGCTGTACAATGGGCAGCGTGGCAGCGGACATAAGCGGCTGTTTTACTGGTTCTACCCCGCCCATGTGTACCTGCTGTATGGAGCATCCTGCCTTGTTTATAACGTGTTGAGGTGA
- a CDS encoding histidine kinase dimerization/phospho-acceptor domain-containing protein: MEKRRLISLRSVLLQYLVRTALACLLVAVGWLLVLLLWIQNSGLFLPANQAAQACQKAAQDVLPGMTAETFDETQLDSLCRYALFAAPDSSEVLATNMDAGHLQRAMENQQGKTRWHFGYTQYYMTSKLQDGTVCLLQFDYAVPYADPALRGVLPDMQTVHCILGILLLIGAVVWSTHRTGRFLTRETEKLTAAAQAVARKDLDSAVFSGAKVREYESALQALQTMGDELTGSLQKQWDMEQRQREQIIQLSHKLKTPLTIIEGNAELLAEDDLTEEQRAQVEAILQGAEQTRTYLGKIRAEVQTPLKYKTKKNDKTCRIVEN, encoded by the coding sequence ATGGAAAAGCGAAGACTGATTTCTCTGCGCAGCGTGCTGCTGCAATATCTGGTGCGCACGGCGCTGGCCTGCCTGCTGGTCGCGGTGGGGTGGCTGCTGGTGCTGCTGTTGTGGATCCAGAACAGCGGGCTGTTCCTGCCCGCGAATCAGGCCGCGCAGGCCTGCCAGAAGGCCGCACAGGACGTTTTGCCAGGCATGACCGCCGAAACCTTTGACGAAACGCAGCTGGACTCCTTGTGCCGGTACGCCCTGTTTGCCGCGCCGGACAGCAGCGAGGTGCTGGCCACCAACATGGATGCCGGGCACTTGCAGCGGGCAATGGAGAACCAGCAGGGGAAAACCCGCTGGCATTTTGGCTACACACAGTATTATATGACGTCGAAATTGCAGGACGGAACGGTTTGCCTGCTGCAATTTGACTATGCCGTGCCCTACGCCGACCCTGCGCTGCGGGGCGTGCTGCCGGATATGCAGACCGTGCACTGCATTCTGGGCATTCTGCTGCTGATAGGGGCAGTGGTGTGGAGCACCCACAGGACAGGGCGCTTCCTGACCCGGGAGACCGAAAAGCTGACCGCCGCCGCGCAGGCGGTGGCGCGGAAGGATCTGGACAGCGCCGTGTTTTCCGGTGCGAAGGTGCGGGAGTACGAGAGCGCTTTGCAGGCATTGCAGACCATGGGCGATGAATTGACCGGCAGCCTGCAGAAGCAGTGGGACATGGAGCAGCGGCAGCGGGAGCAGATCATTCAGCTGTCCCACAAGCTGAAAACGCCGCTGACCATCATCGAGGGCAACGCGGAGCTGCTGGCGGAGGATGACCTGACTGAGGAACAGCGGGCGCAGGTGGAAGCGATTCTGCAGGGTGCAGAGCAGACCCGCACCTATCTGGGAAAGATCCGTGCCGAGGTGCAGACACCACTGAAATACAAAACGAAAAAGAATGACAAAACATGCCGAATCGTAGAAAACTGA
- a CDS encoding DegV family protein: protein MRIKITADSTCDLSEELLAQWDIALMPMHILMGEDSYLDGVTIHPADVFAYVNAGGKMPKSAAANLVEYTEFFEPFAKECDAVIHISVSSKLSSCFQNAKLAAGEFENVYVVDSQNICTGQGYLVLKAAKWAADGLPPRNITMRLQSLAKRVELSFVLDRLDFMAKSGRCSGVLAFGANLLGIKPALEVIDGELKVVKKYRGSLPICVGKYITDRLVERDDIEDSLVFISSCQPKPGCMDAVKAGLKKYGSFKECHETDIGTTIGGYSGPGTIGIVFARKEK from the coding sequence GTGAGAATCAAGATCACAGCGGACAGCACCTGCGACCTGTCCGAAGAGCTTTTGGCACAGTGGGACATTGCCCTGATGCCCATGCACATTCTGATGGGTGAGGATAGCTATCTGGACGGCGTAACGATCCACCCGGCAGATGTGTTTGCCTATGTGAATGCGGGCGGCAAAATGCCCAAATCCGCCGCCGCAAATCTGGTGGAATATACCGAATTTTTTGAGCCGTTTGCCAAAGAGTGCGATGCGGTGATCCATATTTCGGTCAGCAGCAAGCTTTCGTCCTGCTTCCAGAATGCGAAGCTGGCGGCAGGCGAATTCGAGAATGTCTATGTGGTGGACAGCCAGAATATCTGTACCGGGCAGGGCTATCTGGTGCTGAAAGCGGCCAAGTGGGCTGCAGATGGCCTGCCTCCCCGCAACATTACGATGCGGCTGCAGAGCCTTGCCAAACGGGTAGAGCTGAGCTTTGTACTGGACAGGCTGGACTTTATGGCCAAGAGCGGCCGCTGCTCCGGTGTGCTGGCCTTCGGGGCAAACTTGCTGGGCATCAAGCCCGCACTGGAAGTGATCGACGGCGAGCTGAAGGTAGTCAAAAAATACCGCGGCAGCCTGCCCATCTGCGTGGGCAAGTACATCACCGACCGTCTGGTGGAACGCGACGACATCGAGGATAGCCTTGTGTTCATCTCCTCCTGCCAGCCGAAGCCCGGCTGCATGGATGCAGTGAAGGCGGGGCTGAAGAAATACGGCAGTTTCAAGGAATGCCACGAGACAGACATCGGCACCACCATCGGCGGCTATTCCGGCCCGGGTACCATTGGCATCGTGTTTGCACGGAAGGAAAAATAA